One genomic window of Indicator indicator isolate 239-I01 chromosome 11, UM_Iind_1.1, whole genome shotgun sequence includes the following:
- the POLR1F gene encoding DNA-directed RNA polymerase I subunit RPA43 has translation MAVAGELPPLAPLLPVASIPSFAVARGLVGHRYSCLVVAPHRRHIALPPRYLGRKRTGIRAQLDDELLRYSESLQGVPVAYDNIRVVGELGDIYDDQGFIHLNIEADFVIFSPKKGKKLVGVINKVAPSHIGCLIHGCFNASIPKPEQMSVVQWQELGLKIGDELKFRVLHLDSDAAGVFFIRGGLTKSSMKPKKSETITGSTNGGEIQNLDHQENGWNNSEDDNVTEEPVGEMGDTGRENAEEQNVDAATGLCDDKNKKKKKKKKHKQEEQEHVLPTSDSSGYQSDHKMSKKKKRKHCDAVEESELSQLSQEPKAKKKRD, from the exons ATGGCCGTGGCCGGGGAGCTTCCGCCGCTCGCTCCGTTGCTGCCCGTCGCCTCGATCCCCTCCTTCGCCGTGGCCCGCGGCCTGGTGGGACACCGCTACTCGTGCCTCGTGGTGGCGCCGCACCGCAGGCACATCGCGCTGCCGCCGCGCTACCTGGGCCGCAAGCGCACCGGCATCCGCGCCCAGCTCGACGACGAGCTCCTGCGCTACTCGGAGAG ccTTCAGGGTGTGCCAGTGGCTTATGACAACATCAGAGTGGTGGGTGAGCTCGGGGACATTTACGATGACCAAGGCTTCATCCACCTGAACATTGAGGCGGACTTTGTCATCTTCAGCCccaagaaagggaagaaattggTG GGTGTAATCAATAAAGTGGCCCCTAGTCACATTGGCTGCCTGATACATGGATGCTTCAATGCTTCTATCCCTAAACCTGAGCAAATGTCAGTTGTACAGTGGCAAGAACTGGGGTTAAAAATAGGAGATGAACTGAAATTTCGAGTTTTGCACTTGGATTCTGATGCAGCTGGAGTGTTCTTCATTCGAGGAGGACTCACTAAAAGCAG CATGAAGCCTAAAAAATCTGAGACTATCACTGGCAGCACAAATGGAGGTGAAATTCAAAACCTTGACCACCAGGAAAATGGTTGGAATAACTCTGAGGATGATAATGTCACAGAGGAGCCTGTAGGTGAGATGGGTGACACTGGGAGGGAAAATGCAGAGGAGCAAAATGTTGATGCTGCTACGGGATTATGTGATGAtaaaaacaagaagaagaagaaaaagaaaaagcataagCAAGAAGAACAGGAACATGTGTTGCCTACCAGTGACTCCAGTGGTTACCAAAGTGACCATAAAAtgtcaaagaaaaagaaaagaaagcattgTGATGCAGTTGAAGAAAGCGAATTATCTCAGCTGTCACAAGAGCCCAAAGCTAAAAAGAAGAGGGACTAA